In a single window of the Nicotiana tomentosiformis chromosome 8, ASM39032v3, whole genome shotgun sequence genome:
- the LOC138897755 gene encoding uncharacterized protein, with protein MAGGNNELGERLAKLEALIGNVLEVPEPKAFGGGRSARELENFLWDIEEYFHAIRVQNEKENVTLNNMYLSEDAKLWWRTRVAEDERMGRPKIESWEWLKKELKDRFLLSNTSWISRDKLKRLRKTGSVRAYVKEFTFFMLSIKNMSEEDKLHNFMSGLQQWAQLELLRKNIQNLASVVAAAGALGDFYLGEETSTSNSNDRKKDNAKEWKKCENNNANKDKRKGKQEAGTSKRKEKGSKFSGCFICDGPH; from the exons ATGGCCGGTGGTAATAATGAACTGGGGGAAAGGCTAGCGAAACTAGAGGCATTGATTGGAAATGTCCTTGAAG TTCCTGAACCTAAGGCATTTGGTGGTGGAAGGAGTGCACGTGAATTGGAGAATTTTCTTTGGGATATAGAGGAGTACTTTCATGCAATTCGTGTGCAAAATGAGAAGGAAAACGTAACCTTGAATAACATGTATTTGAGCGAAGATGCTAAGTTGTGGTGGCGCACTCGTGTGGCTGAAGATGAAAGGATGGGCAGACCAAAGATTGAGTCGTGGGAGTGGCTTAAAAAGGAGTTGAAGGATCGGTTCCTTCTTAGCAATACATCTTGGATTTCTAGGGACAAACTGAAAAGGTTGAGGAAAACCGGATCAGTGAGGGCATATGTCAAGGAATTTACTTTTTTTATGCTAAGCATAAAAAATATGTCGGAAGAAGACAAATTGCACAACTTCATGAGCGGGCTACAACAGTGGGCACAATTGGAGTTGCTTAGGAAGAATATTCAAAACCTCGCAAGTGTTGTGGCAGCGGCCGGTGCATTGGGTGATTTTTACTTGGGTGAAGAGACTTCTACTTCAAATTCCAACGACAGAAAGAAGGACAATGCAAAGGAGTGGAAGAAATGTGAGAATAACAATGCTAATAAAGACAAGAGGAAGGGAAAGCAAGAGGCTGGAACTTCAAAGAGGAAGGAGAAGGGCAGCAAATTCAGTGGCTGTTTCATATGTGATGGGCCACACTGA
- the LOC138897756 gene encoding uncharacterized protein has product MFEKMTDATTTKEAWEILQNSLEGVDNVRKVKLQTLRADFEVLKIKESESISDYFSKVKTLINQLRRHGKDIEDVRVVEKILRTLTPKFDFVVCAIEESRDLDSMTVEKLEGSLQAHEEKIKRRQECHWSNFLKLKHPLKTMKVKSVIEEINEDEVVVVMKEEEVLVKTSTMKLKSTKHSEVMVVDK; this is encoded by the coding sequence ATGTTTGAGAAGATGACAGATGCTACCACCACAAAGGAAGCTtgggagattttacaaaattctctcgAAGGAGTTGACAAtgtgaggaaggtaaaacttcaaactctaagggctgattttgaagttttaaaaataaaagaatctGAATCCATTTCAGATTATTTTTCAAAAGTGAAGACTCTTATAAATCAATTAAGAAGACACGGGAAGGACATAGAAGATGTCCGTGTGGTAGAAAAGATCcttcgcactttaacacctaaatttgattttgtggtatgtgctattgaggagtctaGAGATTTAGACTCAATGACGGTGGAGAAATTGGAGGGTTCTTTACAGGCACATGAAGAAAAGATCAAGAGGAGACAAGAGTGCCActggagcaacttcttaaaactcaaGCATCCTTTAAAGACTATGAAGGTGAAAAGTGTTATCGAGGAAATAAACGAGGACGAGGTCGTGGTGGTTATGAAAGAGGAAGAAGTACTGGTAaaaacttcaacaatgaagttaaaatctACCAAACATTCAGAGGTCATGGTCGTGGACAAATAG
- the LOC104118193 gene encoding cis-abienol synthase, chloroplastic-like produces MLHIGSRSKTICLSDYKVTNGYGFHHRPSIVRCNCNHASSSVRPQEVKERIRKIFGKIEISPSCYDTAWVAMVPSRDEPKQPCFAQCLDWILENQREDGSWGLSPTHPLLVKDSLSSTLACLLALSKWSVGHKLVQRGLDYIGRQSWSIDNKGQISAAGFDIIFPSMIKYAGELNLNVPLDQSLVNVLFQKQDSAMERNDLRECKTNPAYYYAEGLGKLCQWEELMTYQKKNGSLFNSPATTAAALIFHCNDDKCLGYINSILKQHKNWVPTIYPTTIRIRLQMVDTLQKLGMDRHFEAEIRNVLDETYRLWAQKDEEVFSDVAYGAMAFRLLRMCNFEVSSEELARFKGQEHFINSLNAQCTNREDAILELHQASQLAFDEKDNILDEISTWTRAFLQQELLEENNLDRMSQNEVEHALRNFSATLERAENRRYIESYDVNMFKFSKTAYRSPNIYNRDFILFSMHDFNICQTVHQQDIQELKRWYEDCKLDQLGISPKYIYTSYMPMSSLLFGPEFSDARSVFAKYVLLTTPLDDFFDELASQEELLNLIELVKGWNRYSTIGYVSERVEILFLAIYKTFNEFAAKAEIMQGRCVKDQIFDLFLDVLNCMMREVEWWREEKTPSVEEYLSIACVTIAVKAILFTTQYVLAPKLSEEVIKSAELGEICKCTTMVCRLLNDTQTYKKEKEERSSNIVNILVTQSEGTVSEEEAVEQVKEMLEMNRRKLLRMVLHKKESSQLPQVCKDLFWNTSKVAHILYSNGNEFRSPEGLKSNINTLFYKPVDLSPKQA; encoded by the exons ATGTTACACATTGGCAGCAGAAGCAAAACCATATGCCTCTCCGATTACAAAGTCACAAATG GATACGGATTTCACCACAGGCCGTCCATAGTAAGATGCAACTGCAACCATGCTTCATCATCG GTACGGCCCCAAGAGGTAAAGgagagaataagaaaaatatttgggaAAATTGAGATATCTCCATCTTGCTATGACACTGCTTGGGTAGCCATGGTCCCTTCAAGAGATGAGCCAAAGCAGCCATGTTTTGCACAGTGCTTGGATTGGATCCTTGAAAATCAGAGAGAAGATGGATCTTGGGGTTTGAGTCCTACCCACCCATTGCTTGTGAAAGACTCCCTTTCTTCTACTCTGGCTTGTTTGCTTGCTCTCTCCAAATGGAGTGTCGGACACAAGTTAGTCCAAAGAG GACTGGATTATATAGGAAGACAGAGTTGGTCAATTGATAATAAGGGTCAAATTTCAGCGGCAGGATTCGATATTATATTTCCTAGCATGATCAAGTATGCAGGGGAACTGAACTTGAATGTGCCTTTGGACCAAAGCCTCGTAAATGTCTTGTTCCAGAAACAAGATTCAGCAATGGAAAG GAATGATCTGAGGGAGTGTAAAACCAACCCTGCATATTACTATGCCGAAGGCCTTGGCAAATTATGTCAATGGGAAGAGTTGATGACTTATCAAAAGAAGAACGGATCACTTTTCAACTCACCAGCCACTACTGCAGCTGCTTTGATTTTCCATTGCAATGATGATAAGTGCCTTGGATACATAAATTCAATCCTGAAACAACACAAAAATTGGG TTCCTACTATTTATCCTACGACAATACGTATACGTCTGCAAATGGTCGATACCCTGCAAAAGCTGGGAATGGACCGACATTTCGAAGCAGAAATCAGAAATGTTCTAGATGAAACATACAG ACTTTGGGCGCAAAAGGACGAAGAAGTTTTTTCAGATGTTGCTTATGGTGCCATGGCGTTTCGACTATTACGGATGTGCAACTTCGAAGTTTCCTCTG AAGAATTAGCACGATTCAAAGGTCAAGAACATTTCATCAATTCATTAAATGCACAATGTACAAATCGTGAGGATGCAATTCTTGAGCTACACCAAGCTTCACAGTTGGCCTTTGATGAGAAAGATAACATTTTGGATGAAATAAGTACTTGGACAAGAGCTTTTCTGCAGCAGGAGTTATTAGAGGAGAATAATCTTGATAGGATGTCACAAAACGAG GTGGAACACGCTTTGAGGAATTTCAGTGCAACCCTTGAACGAGCCGAAAATAGACGATACATCGAGTCATATGATGTAAATatgttcaaattttcaaaaacagCTTACAG GTCCCCCAACATATACAACAGGGATTTCATACTATTCTCTATGCATGATTTTAATATATGCCAAACAGTACACCAGCAAGATATTCAAGAACTCAAGAG GTGGTATGAAGATTGCAAACTAGACCAATTAGGAATTTcaccaaaatatatatacactTCATATATGCCAATGTCTTCATTACTCTTCGGGCCTGAATTCTCGGATGCTCGTTCCGTGTTTGCAAAATACGTTTTGCTCACAACTCCATTGGATGATTTTTTCGATGAATTGGCTTCCCAAGAGGAGCTGCTCAACCTAATCGAATTAGTAAAAGG TTGGAATCGGTATTCAACCATAGGCTACGTTTCAGAGAGagttgaaattttatttttagcaatatacaaaacATTTAATGAGTTTGCAGCCAAGGCAGAGATTATGCAAGGTCGATGTGTGAAAGATCAAATATTTGACTTG TTTCTTGATGTTCTGAATTGCATGATGAGAGAAGTAGAATGGTGGAGAGAAGAGAAGACACCAAGTGTAGAAGAATATTTGTCAATTGCCTGTGTTACTATAGCTGTCAAAGCTATTCTTTTTACAACACAATATGTTCTCGCGCCAAAACTTTCGGAGGAGGTTATAAAAAGTGCTGAACTTGGTGAAATATGCAAATGTACGACTATGGTGTGTAGACTCCTTAATGACACTCAAACTTACAAG aaagaaaaagaagagaggtCAAGTAACATAGTGAACATACTCGTAACACAAAGTGAAGGAACGGTTTCGGAAGAAGAGGCAGTAGAACAGGTAAAAGAAATGCTGGAGATGAACAGAAGAAAATTGCTGAGAATGGTGCTTCATAAGAAAGAAAGCAGTCAGTTGCCGCAAGTATGCAAAGATCTGTTTTGGAACACGAGCAAAGTAGCTCATATTCTATACTCAAACGGCAATGAGTTTCGCTCTCCAGAGGGACTCAAGAGTAATATAAACACATTATTTTACAAACCAGTCGACCTATCCCCAAAACAAGCCTAA